A single region of the Microcella sp. genome encodes:
- a CDS encoding NAD+ synthase yields the protein MPRLRVALAQSNPVVGDLVGNAQQIVDAVRAAAEQGADLVATGEMALTGYPIEDLAQRPSFLVTASRAVPALAARLADEGLGETVVIVGHPDGPHEPRLLGTSNAPTAIAQNCASVLHRGQVVARYAKHHLPNYSVFDEYRIFIPGDELLVLRLRGVDVAVIVCEDLWRDGGPVGRVLDADAGVLIVINASPFERDKDEVRLPLVTRRATETDTVVAYVNIVGGQDDLVFDGDSVVVDGQGTILARAPQFVEHLLVVDVDAADHTETELPPNVRRVELEVRGAAEEHPIATDVAVLADDREQLWNALVTGTRDYVRKNGFRSVILGLSGGIDSSVCAAIAADAIGAENVYGVSMPSRYSSDHSRSDADELAERIGLNYSVEPIADLVQPVESQLALTGVAAENLQARIRAIILMGLSNMHGHLVLTTGNKTELAVGYSTIYGDSVGGFAPIKDVPKLLVWELARWRNDAAVARGETPPIPRGSIEKPPSAELRPDQTDQDTLPPYEVLDAILDAYVTRALGHDDVVALGYDRETVDFVTGLVDRSEWKRRQGAIGPKISGMAFGRDRRLPITYRPTE from the coding sequence ATGCCCCGCCTGCGCGTCGCCCTGGCCCAGTCGAACCCCGTCGTCGGCGACCTCGTCGGCAACGCTCAGCAGATCGTCGACGCCGTGCGCGCGGCCGCCGAGCAGGGAGCCGACCTCGTGGCGACCGGAGAGATGGCACTCACCGGATACCCGATCGAAGACCTCGCCCAGCGCCCGTCGTTCTTGGTGACCGCCTCGCGCGCAGTGCCCGCCCTCGCCGCACGACTCGCTGACGAAGGGCTCGGCGAGACCGTCGTCATCGTGGGGCACCCAGACGGCCCGCATGAGCCTCGACTGCTCGGCACCTCGAACGCCCCCACCGCGATCGCGCAGAACTGTGCGAGCGTGCTGCATCGCGGGCAGGTTGTCGCCCGCTACGCCAAGCACCACCTGCCCAACTACTCGGTCTTCGACGAATACCGCATCTTCATTCCCGGAGACGAACTGCTCGTGCTGCGCCTGCGCGGCGTCGACGTCGCCGTCATCGTGTGCGAAGACCTCTGGCGCGACGGCGGCCCCGTCGGCCGAGTGCTCGACGCCGACGCCGGAGTGCTCATCGTCATCAACGCCTCCCCCTTCGAACGCGACAAAGACGAAGTGCGCCTGCCCCTCGTGACGCGTCGGGCGACCGAGACAGACACCGTCGTCGCCTACGTCAACATCGTCGGCGGTCAAGACGACCTCGTGTTCGACGGCGACAGCGTCGTCGTCGACGGCCAAGGAACGATACTGGCGCGCGCCCCGCAGTTCGTCGAGCACCTGCTGGTGGTCGACGTGGATGCGGCCGACCACACCGAGACCGAGTTGCCGCCGAACGTGCGGCGCGTCGAACTCGAGGTGCGGGGTGCGGCGGAGGAGCATCCCATCGCCACTGACGTTGCCGTGCTCGCGGATGACCGCGAGCAGCTCTGGAACGCACTCGTCACAGGCACGCGCGACTACGTGCGCAAGAACGGGTTTCGCAGCGTCATTCTGGGGCTCTCGGGCGGCATCGACTCGAGCGTGTGCGCGGCCATCGCGGCCGACGCGATCGGGGCCGAGAACGTCTACGGCGTCTCGATGCCCTCGCGCTACAGCTCAGACCACTCGCGCAGCGATGCCGACGAACTCGCGGAGCGCATCGGGCTCAACTATTCGGTCGAGCCCATCGCCGACCTCGTTCAGCCCGTCGAGAGTCAGCTCGCGCTCACCGGGGTCGCCGCCGAGAACCTGCAGGCGCGCATTCGAGCGATCATTCTCATGGGGCTGTCGAACATGCACGGGCACCTCGTGCTCACGACGGGCAACAAGACCGAGCTCGCGGTGGGCTACTCGACGATCTACGGCGACTCGGTCGGCGGGTTCGCCCCCATCAAAGACGTGCCGAAGCTGCTCGTCTGGGAGCTCGCGCGGTGGCGCAACGACGCTGCGGTCGCGCGCGGTGAAACCCCGCCGATTCCGCGCGGGTCGATCGAGAAGCCGCCGAGCGCCGAGCTGCGGCCCGACCAGACCGACCAAGACACGCTGCCGCCCTACGAAGTGCTCGACGCGATTCTCGACGCCTACGTCACCCGCGCGCTCGGGCACGACGACGTCGTCGCGCTCGGCTACGACCGCGAGACGGTCGACTTCGTCACCGGGCTCGTCGACCGCTCGGAGTGGAAGCGCAGGCAGGGTGCCATCGGGCCGAAGATCTCGGGCATGGCTTTCGGGCGCGACCGACGGCTGCCGATTACGTACAGGCCGACTGAGTAG
- a CDS encoding glutamine synthetase family protein, with amino-acid sequence MDKQRDFVLRTIEERGVKFVRLWFTDVVGSLKMVAVAPAEVEGAFAEGLGIDGSSIEGFTRAFEADVLLHPDPTTFQILPWRGEVDPTARMFCDITTPDGQPASADPRNVLKRTLAKAADRGFTFYTHPEIEFYLLKSSKLGPKGPQPVDSAGYFDNVPGGSAHDFRRRAVRMLEDLGISVEFSHHEAGPGQNEIDLRYADALTTADNIMTFRTVVKEVAIEQGVYATFMPKPLAAQPGSGMHTHMSLFEGDTNAFFDASGQYQLSKIGRQFVAGLLTHAPEITAITNQFVNSYKRLWGGDEAPSYVTWGHNNRSALVRVPLYKPGKGQSARVEYRGIDSAANPYLSYSLLLAAGLKGIENGYELPPEAEDTVWALTESERRALGYQALPSSLDRALALMEDSELVAETLGEQVFNYVLLNKRREWSAYRAQVTPYELESNLEIL; translated from the coding sequence ATGGACAAGCAGCGCGACTTCGTTCTTCGCACGATCGAAGAGCGCGGGGTCAAGTTCGTGCGGCTGTGGTTCACCGATGTGGTGGGCAGTCTGAAGATGGTCGCGGTCGCGCCCGCCGAGGTCGAGGGTGCGTTCGCCGAGGGGCTGGGCATCGACGGTTCGTCGATCGAGGGCTTCACGCGGGCGTTCGAGGCCGATGTGCTGCTGCATCCCGACCCGACGACGTTCCAGATTCTGCCGTGGCGCGGCGAGGTCGACCCGACTGCGCGCATGTTCTGCGACATCACGACTCCCGACGGTCAGCCCGCTTCCGCTGACCCGCGCAATGTGCTCAAGCGCACGCTCGCCAAGGCCGCCGACCGCGGCTTCACGTTCTACACGCACCCCGAGATCGAGTTCTACCTGCTCAAGAGCAGCAAGCTCGGCCCGAAGGGCCCCCAGCCGGTCGATTCTGCCGGGTACTTCGACAACGTGCCGGGCGGTAGCGCCCACGACTTCAGGCGCCGCGCGGTGCGCATGCTCGAAGATCTCGGCATCTCGGTCGAGTTCAGCCACCATGAGGCGGGTCCCGGTCAGAACGAGATCGATCTTCGATACGCCGATGCGCTGACGACGGCCGACAACATCATGACCTTCCGCACGGTCGTGAAAGAGGTCGCTATCGAGCAGGGCGTCTACGCCACCTTCATGCCGAAGCCGCTCGCCGCGCAGCCGGGTTCGGGCATGCACACCCACATGTCGCTCTTCGAGGGTGACACCAACGCGTTCTTCGATGCTTCAGGGCAGTACCAGCTCTCGAAGATCGGTCGTCAGTTCGTGGCGGGTCTGCTCACTCACGCGCCCGAGATCACGGCGATCACGAATCAGTTCGTCAATTCGTACAAGCGCTTGTGGGGCGGCGATGAGGCCCCGAGCTATGTCACCTGGGGGCACAACAACCGGTCGGCGCTCGTGCGCGTGCCGCTCTACAAGCCGGGCAAGGGGCAGAGCGCCCGCGTCGAGTACCGCGGCATCGATTCGGCCGCGAACCCTTACTTGTCCTACTCGCTCCTGCTCGCTGCCGGTCTCAAGGGCATCGAGAACGGCTACGAGTTGCCCCCCGAGGCTGAAGACACCGTGTGGGCGCTGACCGAGTCTGAGCGGCGTGCTCTGGGCTACCAGGCGCTGCCGTCGAGCCTCGATCGAGCCCTCGCCCTCATGGAAGACAGTGAGCTCGTCGCCGAGACGCTCGGTGAGCAGGTCTTCAACTACGTGCTGCTCAACAAGCGTCGCGAGTGGTCGGCCTACCGCGCTCAGGTCACCCCGTACGAACTCGAGAGCAATCTCGAGATTCTCTAA
- a CDS encoding bifunctional [glutamine synthetase] adenylyltransferase/[glutamine synthetase]-adenylyl-L-tyrosine phosphorylase, translating to MTRSPSTLTELARLGFSELSEARDALEGFESLLDAFSLAADPDRALRQLVRLHEQHQDALRPVLDDAAWATRLVRVLGASEGLAEFLRRRPDELAALRTPLRALPGVDELRRDLSAAVDAHADNEAARTAMRVRYRHWLTRIAAWDLEHADPLEAQPVVSAALADLAGATLDASLLLARRASSFATDEVARTRLAIIGMGKAGARELNYISDVDVIYVADAADDLEPSRAVEIATRLAAETARGIQEPGFEPPLWEVDANLRPEGKDGALVRTLESHRAYYDRWAKSWEFQALLKSRPLAGDPELGRLYCESVHPLVWSSSQREGFVESVQRMRERVTDHIPSDEVDVQLKLGPGGLRDVEFTIQLLQLVHGHGDDRVRQPDTLGALAALAQHGYIGRVEAAEFGRDYRLLRVIEHRVQLERLQRTHLMPRDDDRLRVLARATGLAPSAGELIDRWQQTKIAVRSLHERLFYRPLLSAVAALPDDGLALTSEQAVARLSAIGFVDPRGALHHIAALTSGVSRRAQIQRTLLPVILQWLADGADPDYGLLSFRRLSDDLGEAYWFLRMLRDSSGAAQRLTSVLASSRYVGGLFERIPEGAAWLENEDELRPRALATLLDEARATVARHDGDIDAAAKALRTARRRELLRLALAAILNVITVDELGRALSDVTTTVLTGALSLAHRFGDGIEFAIIGMGRYGGAELGFGSDADVMYVYRDAGAGDEAQSRAERIVHELARLTDDIRLPLDLDNDLRPEGKNGAIVRSLDSYRAYYERWSLTWEAQALLRARAVAGDTELMADFTALANTVRYPASLAEADAREVRRIKARVESERLPQAADPARHLKLGRGSLSDVEWFVQLLQLQHAADEPALATTSTLEALDAAMDAQLVSASDAERLRAAWVIASRARSALTLWSAKTSDVLPTDRPQLEGVARLMGYPAGGASQLEEDYLRTTRLARQVFERGFYGTT from the coding sequence ATGACGCGAAGCCCGTCAACGCTGACTGAGCTCGCTCGACTCGGTTTCTCTGAGTTGAGCGAGGCGCGTGACGCGCTCGAAGGCTTTGAGTCGCTGCTCGACGCCTTCAGCCTCGCGGCCGACCCTGACCGCGCGCTGCGGCAGCTGGTGCGGCTGCACGAGCAGCATCAGGATGCCCTCCGGCCGGTGCTCGACGACGCAGCCTGGGCGACCAGGCTCGTGCGCGTGCTCGGCGCGAGCGAGGGTCTCGCCGAGTTTCTGCGGCGCAGACCCGATGAGCTTGCGGCCCTGCGCACGCCGTTGCGCGCCCTGCCCGGTGTCGACGAGTTGCGCCGAGATCTCTCGGCCGCGGTCGACGCGCACGCTGACAACGAGGCCGCTCGCACCGCGATGCGGGTGCGCTACCGCCACTGGTTGACCCGCATCGCCGCGTGGGATCTCGAGCATGCAGACCCCCTCGAGGCGCAGCCCGTGGTATCAGCGGCTCTCGCCGACCTGGCCGGTGCGACGCTCGATGCCAGTCTGCTGCTCGCACGCCGCGCGAGCAGCTTCGCCACCGATGAGGTGGCGCGCACGCGGCTCGCGATCATCGGCATGGGCAAGGCGGGCGCGCGCGAGCTCAACTACATCAGCGACGTCGACGTCATCTATGTCGCCGACGCCGCCGACGATCTTGAGCCGTCGCGCGCGGTCGAGATCGCCACTCGACTCGCGGCCGAGACGGCACGCGGCATTCAAGAGCCCGGCTTCGAACCGCCCCTGTGGGAGGTCGACGCGAACCTGCGCCCCGAGGGCAAAGACGGCGCGCTCGTGCGCACGCTCGAGTCGCACCGCGCCTACTACGACCGCTGGGCGAAGAGCTGGGAGTTTCAGGCGCTCTTGAAGTCGCGACCCCTGGCCGGAGACCCCGAGCTGGGTCGGCTGTACTGCGAGAGCGTGCATCCCTTGGTCTGGTCGAGCTCGCAGCGCGAGGGCTTCGTCGAATCGGTGCAGCGCATGCGCGAGCGTGTCACCGACCATATTCCTTCTGACGAAGTGGATGTTCAGCTCAAGCTCGGCCCGGGCGGGCTGCGCGACGTCGAGTTCACGATTCAGCTGCTGCAGCTCGTGCACGGCCACGGCGACGATCGGGTGCGTCAGCCCGACACGCTCGGTGCGCTCGCGGCGCTCGCTCAGCACGGCTATATCGGCCGGGTCGAAGCTGCCGAGTTCGGCCGCGACTACCGGCTGCTGCGCGTCATCGAGCACCGCGTGCAGCTCGAGCGTCTGCAGCGCACGCATCTCATGCCGCGCGATGACGACCGGTTGCGCGTGCTCGCGCGCGCCACGGGCTTGGCGCCCAGCGCCGGCGAGCTCATCGACCGATGGCAGCAGACGAAGATCGCGGTGCGCTCGCTGCACGAGCGGCTGTTCTACCGCCCCCTGCTGTCGGCGGTGGCGGCGCTGCCCGACGACGGGCTGGCGCTCACGAGCGAGCAGGCGGTCGCGCGACTCAGCGCTATCGGCTTCGTCGACCCTCGGGGCGCGCTGCACCACATTGCGGCGCTCACGAGCGGGGTGTCTCGCCGGGCGCAGATTCAGCGCACGCTGCTGCCCGTCATTCTGCAGTGGCTCGCCGACGGCGCCGACCCCGACTATGGTCTGCTCTCGTTTCGTCGCCTGAGCGACGACCTCGGTGAGGCCTATTGGTTCTTGCGCATGCTGCGCGATTCGAGCGGTGCCGCCCAGCGTCTGACGAGCGTGCTCGCGTCATCGCGCTATGTCGGCGGCTTGTTCGAGCGCATTCCCGAGGGTGCCGCGTGGCTCGAGAACGAAGACGAGCTGCGCCCGCGCGCGCTCGCGACGCTGCTCGATGAGGCGCGCGCGACGGTCGCCCGGCACGACGGCGACATCGACGCCGCCGCGAAAGCGCTGCGCACCGCGCGACGGCGCGAGCTGCTGCGCCTGGCCCTCGCCGCCATCTTGAACGTCATCACCGTCGATGAGCTCGGGCGCGCCCTGAGCGACGTGACGACGACGGTGCTCACCGGGGCGCTGTCGCTCGCCCACCGGTTCGGCGACGGCATCGAGTTCGCGATCATCGGCATGGGTCGGTATGGGGGAGCCGAGCTGGGCTTCGGCTCTGACGCCGACGTCATGTACGTCTACCGAGACGCCGGCGCTGGTGACGAGGCGCAGTCGCGTGCAGAGCGCATCGTGCACGAGCTCGCACGGCTCACCGACGACATTCGGCTTCCGCTCGACCTCGACAACGACCTCAGGCCCGAGGGCAAGAACGGTGCGATCGTGCGCTCGCTCGACTCGTATCGCGCCTACTACGAGCGCTGGTCGCTCACCTGGGAGGCCCAGGCGCTGCTGCGCGCGCGCGCCGTGGCGGGCGACACCGAGCTCATGGCCGATTTCACCGCGCTCGCCAACACCGTGCGCTACCCGGCCTCGCTCGCCGAGGCGGACGCCCGTGAGGTTCGACGCATCAAGGCCCGCGTCGAATCAGAGCGCTTGCCGCAAGCCGCCGACCCTGCGCGGCACCTCAAGCTGGGGCGGGGCTCGCTGAGCGACGTCGAGTGGTTCGTGCAGCTGCTGCAGCTGCAGCATGCCGCTGACGAGCCCGCGCTGGCCACGACGTCGACGCTGGAAGCCCTCGATGCGGCGATGGATGCTCAGCTCGTGTCGGCGTCAGATGCTGAGCGCCTGCGTGCCGCGTGGGTGATCGCCTCTCGTGCGCGGTCGGCCCTGACGCTCTGGAGCGCCAAGACCTCAGACGTGCTGCCGACCGACCGGCCCCAGCTCGAGGGCGTCGCGCGGCTCATGGGCTACCCGGCGGGGGGAGCTTCGCAACTCGAGGAAGACTACTTGCGCACGACGCGCCTGGCCCGCCAGGTCTTCGAGCGCGGCTTCTACGGCACGACGTAG
- the glnA gene encoding type I glutamate--ammonia ligase translates to MFSDSSEVLKFIKDTDVVFLDIRFTDLLGVQQHFNIPAATVDEEFFTVGQLFDGSSIRGFQSIHESDLQLIPDVSTAYVDPFRTERTLIMIFDIYNPRNGEIYSRDPRQVAKKAEKYLASTGIADTAFFAPEAEFYIFDDVRYEVKQNTSFYSVDSSEAAWNTARAEEGGNLANKTPFKGGYFPVSPVDQHADLRDDIVVKLIEVGLDVERSHHEVGTAGQGEINYKFDTMVSAADDILKFKYIVKNTALEWGKVATFMPKPLFGDNGSGMHTHQSLWNDGKPLFYDEAGYGGLSDIARWYIGGLLKHAPAVLAFTNPSLNSYHRLVKGFEAPVNLVYSAGNRSAAIRIPITGTNPKAKRIEFRAPDASGNPYLAFAAQMMAGLDGILNKIEPHEPVDKDLYELPPEEAKGIPQVPGSLEEALVALENDHEFLLQGGVFTKDLIETWIDWKREKEILPAAQRPHPFEYELYFSV, encoded by the coding sequence ATGTTCAGTGATTCTTCCGAGGTGCTGAAGTTCATCAAGGACACGGACGTCGTCTTCCTCGACATCCGCTTCACCGACCTCCTCGGTGTCCAGCAGCACTTCAACATCCCCGCCGCGACCGTCGACGAAGAGTTCTTCACGGTCGGCCAACTGTTCGACGGCTCCTCGATTCGAGGCTTCCAGTCGATTCATGAGTCTGACCTGCAGCTCATCCCAGACGTGTCGACGGCCTACGTCGACCCCTTCCGCACCGAGCGCACGCTCATCATGATCTTCGACATCTACAACCCGCGCAACGGCGAGATCTACAGTCGCGACCCGCGCCAGGTGGCGAAGAAGGCCGAGAAGTACCTCGCCTCGACCGGCATCGCCGACACGGCGTTCTTCGCTCCCGAAGCCGAGTTCTACATCTTCGACGACGTGCGCTACGAAGTGAAGCAGAACACCTCGTTCTACTCGGTCGACTCGAGCGAAGCCGCGTGGAACACCGCGCGCGCCGAAGAGGGCGGCAACCTCGCCAACAAGACCCCCTTCAAGGGCGGCTACTTTCCGGTCAGCCCGGTCGACCAGCACGCCGACCTTCGCGACGACATCGTCGTCAAGCTCATCGAGGTCGGGCTCGACGTCGAGCGCAGCCACCACGAGGTGGGCACCGCCGGCCAGGGTGAGATCAACTACAAGTTCGACACCATGGTGTCGGCCGCCGACGACATCTTGAAGTTCAAGTACATCGTCAAGAACACCGCCCTCGAGTGGGGCAAGGTCGCCACCTTCATGCCGAAGCCGCTCTTCGGCGACAACGGATCGGGCATGCACACCCACCAGTCGCTGTGGAACGACGGCAAGCCGCTGTTCTACGACGAGGCCGGCTACGGCGGGCTCAGCGACATCGCGCGCTGGTACATCGGCGGCCTGCTCAAGCACGCCCCCGCGGTGCTCGCGTTCACGAACCCCTCGCTGAACTCGTACCACCGACTCGTCAAGGGCTTCGAGGCTCCCGTCAACCTGGTGTACTCGGCGGGCAACCGCTCGGCCGCCATCCGCATCCCGATCACGGGTACGAACCCCAAGGCCAAGCGCATCGAGTTCCGCGCGCCCGACGCCTCGGGCAACCCGTACCTCGCGTTCGCGGCGCAGATGATGGCCGGCCTCGACGGAATCCTCAACAAGATCGAGCCGCACGAGCCCGTCGACAAAGACCTCTACGAGCTGCCGCCCGAAGAGGCCAAGGGCATTCCGCAGGTTCCCGGGTCGCTCGAAGAGGCGCTCGTCGCGCTCGAGAACGACCACGAGTTCTTGCTGCAGGGTGGGGTCTTCACGAAAGACCTCATCGAGACCTGGATCGACTGGAAGCGCGAGAAAGAGATTCTTCCTGCAGCGCAGCGACCGCACCCGTTCGAGTACGAGCTGTACTTCTCGGTCTAG
- the lipA gene encoding lipoyl synthase yields the protein MTTTPATHPAEGRKLLRLEVRNAQTPIEKKPEWIKTRASMGPEYTALRSLVGEKQLHTVCQEAGCPNIYECWEDREATFLIGGSQCTRRCDFCQIDTGKPADYDTDEPRRVAESVVEMNLRYATVTGVARDDLPDEGAWLHAETVRKIHELNPGTGVELLATDFSGNPELLRVVFDSRPEVFAHNVETVPRIFKRIRPAFRYERSLDVITQARDYGLITKSNLILGMGETREEVSQALRDLHAAGTDIVTITQYLRPTPRHHPIDRWVKPDEFVEIKAEAEEIGFLGVLAGPLVRSSYRAGRLWAQSMVAKGRPIPESMRALADTTAGFAQAVG from the coding sequence ATGACCACGACACCCGCCACCCATCCTGCAGAGGGCCGCAAACTGCTGCGACTCGAGGTGCGCAACGCGCAGACCCCCATCGAGAAGAAGCCCGAGTGGATCAAGACTCGCGCCTCGATGGGCCCCGAGTACACCGCGCTGCGCTCGCTCGTCGGCGAGAAGCAGCTGCACACCGTCTGCCAAGAGGCGGGGTGCCCCAACATCTACGAGTGCTGGGAAGACCGCGAGGCGACCTTTCTCATCGGGGGCAGCCAGTGCACGAGGCGCTGCGACTTCTGCCAGATCGACACGGGCAAGCCTGCCGACTACGACACCGACGAGCCCCGCCGGGTCGCCGAGTCGGTCGTCGAGATGAACCTGCGGTACGCGACGGTCACCGGTGTCGCGCGCGACGACCTGCCAGACGAGGGCGCCTGGCTGCACGCCGAGACTGTGCGCAAGATTCACGAGCTCAACCCGGGCACCGGGGTCGAGTTGCTCGCGACCGACTTCTCGGGAAACCCCGAGCTGCTGCGGGTCGTGTTCGACTCGCGGCCCGAGGTGTTCGCGCACAACGTCGAGACGGTGCCGCGCATCTTCAAGCGCATCAGACCGGCCTTTCGCTACGAGCGGTCGCTCGACGTCATCACGCAGGCGCGCGACTACGGCCTCATCACGAAGTCGAATCTGATTCTGGGCATGGGTGAGACACGCGAGGAGGTCTCGCAGGCACTGCGCGATCTGCACGCCGCGGGCACCGACATCGTCACGATCACGCAGTACTTGCGACCGACACCGCGCCACCACCCGATCGACCGCTGGGTCAAGCCAGACGAGTTCGTCGAGATCAAGGCCGAAGCCGAAGAGATCGGGTTTCTCGGCGTGCTGGCCGGCCCGCTCGTGCGCTCGAGCTACCGGGCGGGTCGCCTCTGGGCGCAGTCGATGGTCGCGAAGGGCCGGCCGATACCCGAGTCGATGCGTGCTCTCGCCGACACGACAGCGGGTTTCGCCCAAGCCGTGGGCTGA
- the lipB gene encoding lipoyl(octanoyl) transferase LipB, with the protein MIDFVVTGLSANSVPYLSGLEQQRALHAAVVEGRAPDTVMLLEHDSVYTAGKRTEPHERPTDGSPVIDVDRGGKITWHGPGQLVGYPIIRLVEPVDVVRYVRSLESMIMAVLADLGIVDAGRVDGRSGVWMRGSEKIAAIGVRVAQGVTMHGFALNCSNSFDAYDTIIACGLDDAGVTSISRELGRTVTPTEVIPLIERHFSAHVHAAVSQGVSA; encoded by the coding sequence GTGATCGACTTCGTCGTCACGGGGCTAAGCGCCAACTCCGTGCCGTACTTGTCGGGTCTCGAACAGCAGCGTGCCCTGCATGCCGCTGTCGTCGAGGGCCGGGCGCCCGATACCGTCATGCTGCTCGAGCACGACAGCGTGTACACCGCAGGCAAGCGCACTGAGCCCCACGAGCGGCCCACAGACGGCTCGCCCGTCATCGATGTCGATCGCGGCGGCAAGATCACCTGGCACGGTCCCGGTCAGCTCGTCGGCTACCCGATCATTCGGCTCGTCGAACCCGTCGACGTCGTGCGCTATGTGCGCAGCCTCGAGAGCATGATCATGGCGGTGCTCGCCGATCTCGGCATCGTCGACGCTGGCCGCGTCGACGGGCGAAGCGGCGTATGGATGCGCGGCTCAGAGAAGATCGCGGCCATCGGGGTGCGCGTGGCCCAGGGTGTGACCATGCACGGCTTCGCGCTGAACTGCTCGAACAGCTTCGACGCGTACGACACGATCATCGCGTGCGGGCTGGACGATGCCGGAGTCACCTCGATCAGCCGAGAACTGGGGCGAACCGTCACGCCGACGGAGGTCATCCCCCTCATCGAACGCCACTTCAGTGCTCACGTGCACGCCGCCGTCTCACAAGGAGTCTCTGCATGA
- a CDS encoding RDD family protein — MVTNPAAPPAPDWPGQRLGLPESGPRSVGRLGRRIAALTIDWMLAVVISAAFFSYQPLVTLAIFVGLQVLMTVVVNASIGHAMLGLRVVPMEGGLLGVWRPAVRALLIALVIPALLWDENNRGLHDRLSRTILLRR; from the coding sequence ATGGTGACCAACCCTGCCGCGCCTCCGGCCCCCGACTGGCCGGGCCAACGACTCGGGCTGCCAGAATCGGGGCCGCGTTCTGTGGGGCGCCTGGGCCGCCGCATCGCGGCCCTCACGATCGATTGGATGCTCGCCGTCGTCATCTCGGCGGCGTTCTTCTCGTATCAGCCGCTCGTGACGCTCGCGATCTTCGTGGGCCTGCAGGTGCTCATGACCGTGGTCGTCAACGCGAGCATCGGCCACGCGATGCTCGGCCTCAGAGTGGTGCCGATGGAGGGCGGGCTGCTCGGAGTCTGGCGACCTGCAGTGCGAGCGCTGCTCATCGCCCTCGTGATTCCCGCCCTGCTCTGGGACGAGAACAACCGCGGCCTTCACGACCGGCTGTCGCGAACGATCCTGCTGCGTCGCTGA
- a CDS encoding DUF4191 domain-containing protein has product MARTSAQKPAKEPGRMKQMWQVFQMTRRMDPLAVWVMLLWFLLPILAGVLLAVFATPGDVLAGFLWVTTGVLGGILAAMIILGRRAERVAYRQISGQPGAVGAVLKSSLRRAWQASEMPITVSPKTQDAVYRAVGKPGVMIIGEGPQSRTRRMMEDERRNVNRIVPNVPVHFVHVGPDAESTKLENLAKTLNKHKKVLSKAEVFAVSNRLTSLSKSSTLPIPKGIDPLKARAPKPR; this is encoded by the coding sequence ATGGCTCGCACCTCTGCTCAGAAACCCGCCAAAGAACCCGGTCGCATGAAGCAGATGTGGCAGGTGTTCCAGATGACGCGGCGGATGGACCCGCTCGCTGTCTGGGTGATGCTGCTCTGGTTCTTGCTGCCGATTCTCGCGGGCGTGCTGCTCGCCGTCTTCGCCACACCCGGCGATGTTCTCGCCGGGTTCCTCTGGGTGACCACGGGCGTGCTCGGCGGCATTCTCGCCGCGATGATCATTCTCGGCCGTCGTGCCGAACGAGTCGCCTACCGGCAGATCTCGGGCCAGCCCGGTGCCGTGGGCGCCGTGCTGAAGTCATCACTGCGTCGCGCCTGGCAGGCGAGCGAGATGCCCATCACCGTGAGCCCCAAGACGCAAGACGCCGTCTACCGGGCGGTCGGCAAGCCCGGAGTCATGATCATCGGCGAAGGCCCGCAGTCGCGCACTCGGCGCATGATGGAAGATGAGCGGCGCAACGTCAACCGCATCGTGCCGAACGTTCCCGTGCACTTCGTGCACGTGGGCCCCGATGCCGAGAGCACCAAGCTCGAGAACCTCGCCAAGACGCTCAACAAGCACAAGAAGGTGCTCAGCAAGGCAGAAGTGTTCGCGGTCAGCAACCGCCTGACCTCGCTGAGCAAGTCGAGCACCCTCCCGATTCCGAAGGGCATCGACCCGCTGAAGGCACGCGCGCCCAAGCCGCGCTAG